A window of Taeniopygia guttata chromosome 14, bTaeGut7.mat, whole genome shotgun sequence contains these coding sequences:
- the NAGPA gene encoding N-acetylglucosamine-1-phosphodiester alpha-N-acetylglucosaminidase produces the protein MAACGAACGAAGPAGRGPGRAGVGAGPAPGRGSGRAGVGTVLVAALAVLGSLQVARGAGSPRGEPPLRPYPARQHGPRHGHRHVRDCQPVQYGNVTHQAWPGDNSTAGPVAVTRTFVSYIPPEGSDRKVIYGHFTFVRNPLRTFSVLEPGGAGGCLAQRRAPVEETAKLRRCLVAQNGGYFNMETGECLGNVVSDGRLVRNSGGLQNAQFGIRKDGTMVFGYLSEEDVLDQSNPFVQLVSGVVWLLRNGEVYINQSRVAECGDTQTTGTFDRFINVISARTAVGHDRQGRLVLVHVDGQTESRGVNLWEMAEFLKQQGVINAINLDGGGSATLVLNGTLANYPSEHCSFDSMWRCPRSISTVVCVHEPGCDPPDCSGHGLCVAGHCRCDSPFWAGPACDTLDCGPANCSLRGVCSAAGCLCDAGWTGSNCTEACAPGSYGESCSQKCRCQHGSSCDPVHGACSCPAGFYGTSCEHECPPGWFGPSCQSRCECDHSCPCDPETGSCNITHHGALQDHLHRAGQCLASQKKEKSKEKFSLSESSWLSLSAALALLLVLSALGNVGLVLQGRRRQQDRDYRYYPLRDINGDTPHSPTSAAWDQEDIQEPENTQEPEDTQDPNQEFL, from the exons ATGGCGGCGTGTGGGGCTGCGTGtggggcggcggggcccgcgggTCGGGGTCCCGGCCGGGCGGGGGtcggggcgggcccggccccgggacGGGGATCGGGGCGAGCAGGGGTCGGGACGGTGCTGGTGGCCGCGTTGGCGGTGCTCGGCTCGCTGCAAGTGGCCCGCGGCGCCGG GAGCCCCCGCGGCGAGCCCCCGCTGCGGCCGTACCCGGCCCGGCAGCACGGCCCCCGGCACGGCCACCGGCACGTCCGGGACTGCCAGCCCGTCCAGTACGGCAACGTCACGCACCAAGCGTGGCCCGGCGACAACAGCACGGCCGGCCCGGTGGCTGTCACCAGGACGTTTGTCTCGTACATCCCCCCGGAGGGCAGCGACCGCAAGGTGATCTATGGCCACTTCACTTTCGTGAGGAACCCCCTGAGGACCTTCTCCGTGCTGGAGCCGGGCGGTGCCGGCGGCTGCCTGGCTCAACGTAGAGCCCCCGTGGAGGAGACTGCAAAGCTCAGGAGGTGTCTGGTGGCCCAGAACGGCGGGTACTTTAACATGGAAACTGGAGAGTGCCTTGGGAATGTTGTGAGCGATGGAAGGCTGGTGAGAAACTCTGGAGGCCTACAAAACGCCCAGTTTGGCATCCGGAAAGATGGCACCATGGTGTTCGG TTACCTGTCTGAGGAGGATGTCCTGGATCAATCAAACCCTTTTGTGCAGCTCGTGAGTGGGGTGGTTTGGCTGCTGAGGAATGGAGAGGTGTACATCAACCAAAGCCGGGTGGCCGAGTGTGGTGACACTCAAACCACAG GAACCTTTGACAGGTTCATCAATGTGATCTCAGCCAGGACTGCGGTGGGACACGACCGTCAGGGCCGCCTGGTCTTGGTTCATgtggatggacagacagagTCCAGAGG GGTCAACCTGTGGGAGATGGCAGAATTCCTGAAGCAGCAGGGAGTCATCAACGCTATCAACCTGGATGGTGGAGGCTCTGCCACGCTGGTCCTGAACGGGACCCTGGCCAACTACCCCTCTGAGCACTG ctccttTGACAGCATGTGGCGCTGTCCCCGGAGCATCTCCACCGTGGTGTGCGTGCACGAACCGGGCTGCGACCCGCCCGACTGCAGCGGCCACGGGCTCTGCGTGGCCGGGCACTGCCGCTGCGACAGCCCCTTctgggcaggtcctgcctgcgACACCTTGGACTGCGGCCCTGCCAACTGCAGCCTGCGCGGCGTCTGCAGCGCCG CTGGATGCCTGTGTGACGCCGGCTGGACTGGCAGCAACTGCACTGAAG CTTGTGCTCCTGGTTCCTACGGGGAGTCGTGCAGCCAGAAGTGCCGGTGCCAGCACGGCAGCTCCTGTGACCCCGTGCACGGAGCCTGTTCCTGCCCTGCCGGCTTCTACGGCACCAGCTGTGAGCACG AGTGTCCCCCGGGCTGGTTTGGGCCGAGCTGCCAGAGCCGCTGTGAGTGTGACCACTCGTGTCCCTGTGACCCCGAGACTGGCAGCTGCAACATCACCCACCACGGGGCACTGCAGGACCACTTACACAGAG CTGGACAGTGTTTGGCTtcccagaaaaaggaaaagagcaaagaaaagtTCTCTCTGTCAGA AAGCTCGTGGCTCTCCCTGAGcgctgccctggccctgctgctcgTGCTGAGTGCCCTGGGGAACgtggggctggtgctgcaggggcggcggcggcagcaggaCCGGGACTATCGCTACTACCCCCTGAGGGACATCAACGGGGACACCCCTCACAGCCCcacctctgctgcctgggaCCAGGAGGATATTCAGGAGCCTGAGAACACTCAGGAGCCCGAGGACACTCAGGACCCAAACCAAGAGTTCCTTTAG